CAGGGTTCCGCTGGTCGTGAAACGGTTCAAGGCCGTCAGATTGGGAACGTCGGATCCGAACCACGGCTTCAGGTCCGCATCGTCGAGGGAAATATTGATCCGGTAGGGATGGCCGGGCGCCCATTCCATTTCCGCGGAACCCTTGACCCCCCTGGACAATTGAAAGTCGGCCGATAACCGATGGTCCTTTATTTCGGCCGAAAGATTTCCGGGGCCCAGGGACTGATTCTGATAGACGACGTCCAAAAAAGAAATTTGGGTTTCAATCCGGGGATTGAGGAAGGGACCGGAGCCGGCGATCCGGCCGGTCAGCGGCCCCCGGAAAACCGCGAGGGTTTTCACCTCCGGCTGGAAATCCTCCAGTCGGGCGTGCGCGGTTTCGGCCGAAAATTCAAATTCGCCATTAAATCCGATCGAACCGTTTCCGGTCAGCTCGGTTTCGCCCCGACGGGCGCGGACCTCCTTGAAGACGATCCGGTCGCGGTTGAGAATCAGCGTGACGGTTCCATTGTCAATCGGCCGACCGTAGATCGAGCCGGAACCGGCCTGAAACCGGGCCTCGAGCCGGAATTGCGACGGGGTCCCCTTGACGGTGAGATCGCCCGTCGCGGGAACATCGATCGGCATTTCCTTTGTAAAAAGGGAGACGACTTCGCGAGGATTGCCTTGACGAATTTTAGCCGACAGGTCGAAGAAGGGGTGCGACGGGCCCTCCGCCGGCCGGTCCAATGAAACGAGCCCCTTGATCTCGTAGCGGGCCTGATTCTCTTGAACGACGGCGCGTTTGAATCGGATCGTCCGGTTCCGATAGATCAGATCCGAATCGGCCGCTTCAAAATGCCGTCCTCGTAAGCGCACGTTGCGCAGGTGGCCGTCCCCTTTGAAGACAGGATCTTTCAGTGTTCCCGTCAAACTTCCGGAAAGTTTGAGGCTTCCTTCTATCATAGGGGCTTGCGTCGCCCCCTCCGCCGGCAAAGCCGGATGGGGTCCTTCCCTTTCCCTCGCCTGGCCCGCGGCGACGGTGGTAGGGGAGGCGGCCAGGATGGCCAGCTCGGACAGGTCGGCGCTTTCCAACGTCGCCTCAAGCGCGATCGACCCATCGGCGCGAATCGATCCTTCGACCGTCAGGGAGGACCGACCCGTGCGAAGGGTCGTTTTATCGAGAGACAGGTCCCCGGAACCGATCCGAAATTCGGTCGAAGCTTCGCGGAGCTGGGCCAGCAGTCCCATCATTCCGGTCTCCCGGCCGGACGGGGTTGTTCCCGGAGGCGGGACGGACGGGCCTTCTTCCGATTTGGTCAGGCGGAGCCGGCCCTTTCCGGAAATGTCTTTCGGATCGAAATGCATCTCTTTGATCCGTCCCTCCAGATCGACGGCCCCTTCAAGCCGTTGCGCGGCCGGATAGGATTCGAGGCCCAGAATGGGAAGAAATCCGGATGGAGTTAACCCGGTGAATTGAAGCGACACCCTGTACGGGAGGGGACCGCCGTCCCCCGAGAGCCCGGCCACGGACAAGCGGGCCTCCCCGGATATATTTCCGCCGAAGACGTCGGCCGAGAGATCGGACAATGTGAAGACGCGATCCTGATAAAGGATGACGGTTTTCGCGTTGCCAACGGATCTTGAAGAAACGGCCCAGTTTGAGATCGAGATGTTGCCCCGGACCGCGGGATCGGATCCGGGCCCGACCAGATGCCCGGTGAATCGAGCCGCGCCGGTCATCGGGAAGCGCCCGGGAAGAAGGGGATTGAGGTCGCTCAACGGGAAGGCGGCATCCACGGAGAGCGCGAGCCGCGGTTGGGCCGGATTTTGGACCGTTCCGCTGACGGTGTAGTGGGACGTGGGGTCGGCCAGCTCCAGGGTTTGGATATCCAAAGAATTCGACCGGATGTTGAGTCGGGCCGACATGGAATCCAGTTTCTTATGGAAGGTGTTGCGGTCCACCGACACGCCCTTTGCGGAAAGGATCACCTGAAAGTTTTCCATCAGGAGGTCCGGGGTGACGGTCCCTTCCCATTGTGCCAGTTTCAGAAACGGTTCGCCGGAGGGCCCTTGCAATTCAAGGCGGCCGTCCTGAACTTCAATCTGGCGGATGACGAGGGTTAATTTTTGGGACCCGCCTCCGGGAGAATCCGGGGATCCCTTCGGAAGATTGGGATGGATCGGAAGGACGGAATCGCGTCCGACTCGGAGGACGATTTCCGGGCCGATCAGGCGGATTTTTTTAATAAAGGTCACTTGAGTCAAAAGAGACCAGGGAGAAATCCAAACCCGGATTCGCTGGACGGCGATGGGGGGACGGCCCGTTTCAGGAGCGGGCAGCACGACCCCGTCTAAAACCACGGCGACGGGGAGGAGGCCCAGTGTGACGCGGCGCACCGTGACGGGCGTTCCGGTCAGACGCTGAATCTGCGACTCCGCAAAACGCGTCAGCGGCTCCGAGAATAATCCGCCGCGCAAAAGAAGATGGAGCGACAGGACCAGCAGGATGACGACCACCAGGGCGGCGATGGACTTTTTATACAATCCACTACTCCTTTACGGCCAGAAAAAGCGTAAATTCCGACGAGAATACCGTAACATAAAGCCGGTTTGTTTGCAAGGCGCGGACGCGAAAACAACGGGTTTGCATCTGTACGAAAAGCCGGTATAATGAACCCTGGATTCGGTGGGGGGGAAGGGTTTAAAGTGTCGAAGCGGTTCTACGAGTTGGTCGCCGTGATGGAAAGGCTCCGGGGGAAGAAAGGCTGCCCGTGGGACCGGGAGCAGACGAGGGACAGCCTAAAGCCCTTTCTTCTCGAGGAGGCCTACGAAGTCCTGGAGGCGATCGACGAAGAGAATCCTGAATTGTTGAAGGAGGAATTGGGGGATCTCCTGTTTCAGATCCTGTTTCATTCCGAGATCGCCAGGGAACGGGGCGAGTTTGGGATCGAGGATGTCCTCTCTTACACGATCGACAAGATGACCCGGCGTCATCCGCACGTCTTCGGCTCGGCCCCTTCCGACCGTCGAGGAAGTCGGCGGGTGACCGCCAAGGATGTGCTGGCCCGATGGGAGGAGCTCAAACAGAAGGAAAAGCGGCACCGCAAAAGAAAGTCGGTATTGGACGGGGTTCCAAAGCCCCTGCCGGCGCTGATGAGGGCCTATCAGCTTCAGACACGCGCCTCCCGGGTCGGGTTTGATTGGAAGGAGTTGAGACCGGTCTGGAATAAAGTGCGCGAGGAGTTGAAGGAACTGGAACAGGCCGTTGAAGAGGGACAGGTCCGGCCGATTCGACACGAATTCGGAGACCTCTTCTTTGCCCTGGTGAATCTGGCCCGTTTTTTAAAGCTCGACCCGGAAGAATCGTTGCGCAAGGCCAACCGTCGGTTTATGAATCGATTCCGTTATATCGAAAGGAAGGCCGGGATATCCCGGACGCCGTTATCCGAAATGCCGTTGGCCGAGATGGACCGGCTCTGGGAGGAGGCCAAGGCGGCCGAGAAAAAATCCGGGAAGAAAACCGCGAAAGGAAGGGCCGGATGGCTTTGAGTCATTTGGACGAGAGCGGCCGCGCCCGGATGGTGGACGTCGGGGGCAAGCCCCGGACCGCGCGGACCGCCACGGCGGTCGGCAAGGTTTATTTAAAACCGGAAACCTTGAGACTGGTTCGGAAGGGAGGCATCGCCAAGGGCGACGTCCTGGCCGTTGCCCAGGTGGCCGGCGTGATGGCGGCCAAGCAGGTTCCGAGCCTTATCCCGCTTTGTCATCCCTTGCTTCTTTCCGGCGTGGAGATGCGTTTCAAGGAAGAACCGAATCCGGATTCCGAAAATCGCTGCAGCATCGGAATCGAGGCCGTCGTGAAGGCCTTCGGTCCCACCGGGGTGGAGATGGAAGCGATGACGGCGGTGTGCGCGGCGGCCCTGACGATCTACGACATGTGCAAGGCGGTCGACCGGGAAATGAGTTTCGGACAGATCATGCTGGTTGAAAAAGCCGGGGGGAAATCGGGAACCTACCGACGGCCATCGCAGGGCGGAAAGTAGGGGGTCGGGGATGGTGAGGATCCGTTTGTTTGCGAAACTCAAAGACCTGGCGGGTCGTCCGGAAATCGAATTGACGCTGAGCCGCCCGGTGTCCTTGAAGGGGCTGCGGAGTCTTTTGGAGTCCGAAATTCCCGGATTGAAGGAATGGATCGGGCGGGAAAAGGTGCTCGTGGCCGTGAACCGGGAGATGGCGACCGAGGAAACCGTGATCCGGGACGGAGACGAGGTCGGCCTGATGCCGCCCTTCTCCGGCGGAAGCCCGGTCAAGGCGGGTCATCGGGGTCTCGTTAAAAAAAAAGCGCCGGCGATCGTCAAGGCCGCGGACACCGACGAAAATCGTTGGACGCGGATCCAGCCGGGGGATTTTTCCTTGGACGAGGAACTGCGCCGACTCAAGGCCGTCTCGACAAGAATCGGGGGGGTTGCGGTATTCGTCGGCACGGCCCGTGATTTTTCCAAGGGCCGCCCGGTCACCCGCTTGAGCTATGAGCATTATGCCGGTCTGGCCGAGAAAACGTTGGCCGAGATCCGGGGGCGGGCCTTGAAAAAATTTGCGATCATCGAGGTCTGCATGATCCACCGGACCGGGGAAATTCCCATCGGCGGAAATATCGTTTTAATCATGACGGCCGCTGAGCACCGGGCCGAGGCCTTCCGGGCCTGCCGGTGGTGCATCGATGAGTTGAAGGCGATCGTCCCCCTCTGGAAAAAAGAGACCACTCCCCGGGGGGAGATCTGGGTCGAACCCCGGCCCTGAAGGGAAGCGGCTTGCGATCGCGTCCATCTTGTCGCGCCGCAGGGTGGACGTTTTTTTTCGCAAGGAAGGCGGATGTCCATCGGCGGGAGGAGGAGCGCAATACCTTGCGAGCGTTGATTGTGTGGGTCGTTTTGATTTTCTCGGCCGCTTCCGCGGCCGCTTCGCCCGCGTATACCCCGGGCGAGATCCTTGTGAAATTCAAACCCGGAACCCCGCCGGAGACGATCGAGAGCGTCGGCGCCCGGTTGAAGACCTTTGTGAAAAGAAAATCGGAGCTCACGGGGGTCCGGCTCCTTTCCCTCCCGTCCGGCCTCTCGGTGGAAGAGGCCCTCAAGGCCTACCGCGGCCAGCCGGACGTGCTCTACGCCGAACCGAACTACATCCGGCGGGCCTCGGACACCCTTCCCAACGATGTCCAGTTGGATGAGCAGTGGGGTCTTCATAACACCGGCCAGGCCATCCATGCCACCCCCAATTTCCACGGCAGCCCGGGCGCCGACATCGATGCGCCGTTGGCCTGGGACATCACCACCGGCTCCCCTTCGATGGTGATCGCGGTGATCGACAGCGGGGTGGATTATACCCATACGGATTTCAGGACCAGTACCGCGTCCAATATCTGGGCCAATGCCGGGGATACCTGGACAAACCCCATCACCCCATCCACCGGAAACGGAAAGGACGACGACGGGAACGGCTATACGGATGATTTCCACGGTTGGAATTTCGTCGGAAATCAGACCTGTACAGTGGATGCGAGCGGCGCCTGCAACTGCACGCAGGACGACCCGGTCGGGAACAACGATCCGATGGATGATTTCGGACACGGTACCCATGTGGCCGGGATTATTGCAGCCCGGGGGAACAATGGCACGGGAATTACGGGTGTTCTGTGGAACGCGCAGATCATGCCGTTGAAGATTCTCGATGCGAACGGCTGCGGTTCGGTGGGGGATGAAATTCAGGCCATCGATTACGCGATCAACAACGGCGCGAGCATCATCAATGCCAGTTTCGGAGGTCCCGGTTTGTCCTCGACCGAAGAGGACGCGATCCGCGCCGCCGGCACCGCCGGGATCCTTTTCGTGGCCGCGGCCGGGAACGACGGAACGAACAACGACGACTTTCCGATCTACCCGGCCAGCTTCAATCTCCCCAACGTGATCTCGGTGGCGGCCACCGACGCCAATGATCGCCTGTCCCCCATTTCCAATTACGGCAAAAACCGTGTCGATATCGGCGCGCCCGGGGAATGCGTATATTCCACCACGCCGGTGACCGTCGTTAAACTGACGAACGTCATCAGCTGTTTAAATACGCCGATCACGACGGTCCACGCCTACATGACCGGAACCTCCATGGCCGCGCCGCACGTCGCGGGCGCGGCCGGGCTGCTCCTGTCCCAGGATCCATCGCTCACGCCGGAGGAGGTTCGGGCCGCGATCCTCCTGACCGCCGATCCCCTCGACGGCCTGAAGGGCCGCGTGGCCTCGTCCGGAAGGCTGAACGCCTCCAGCGCGTTGCGCCGGGTGAAGGGATCGGGTCTCATCGGGGGACACGGAGGATGCGGCTCTCCGATCGGTGCCATCCGCGCATCCGATTCCGATACGGTATCGCCCGTTCAGGGTCTCCTGTTTCTTCTTGTCCTGTTCTGGCCGCTCGTCCTTCCGATTCTGAGGAGGAAACTCGGAAAACATCCGGCCTTGGGCCGGACGATCATCGGACGCGGTTCCGGAATGACCTCTGCGACGGGACTGCTGGCCCTGATCGTTCTGTGGCCCCAAACGGCGGCGGCCGCCGGGGTGGACGCCCCGTTCCAGCCGGTGCATTCCTTGGCCTTAAAGGTGGGTTACCATCGGTATAATTCAAGCGACTATTTCGACAGCAATTCCGGCCTTGTCTCCCCCGGCGACCTGGCCGGCTTGAGCGGGGAATTGGAATACGATTGGCGATGGGAAAGAGAAAAAAGTCTGACCGTCACGGCCGGCCAGTACCGAAGCGAAACGGATTTCAAGAATGTTTGTTGCGGCAGCCTCCAATTTTCAACGCAATACCTCCTCCTGACCCCGAAATACCATTTCGCAATCCGCCTCCGACCCCAAAAAAATCCGGCCGAGGAACCCTTGGAGGGGTACCTGGGGGGCGGAATCGGTTTTTACCATTTTACCCGCGAGGTCAGCGGGACCGTTCAAGATCATCTTTCCTCGAACGTGTTGGGTCTGCACGCCCTCGCCGGCATCGAGGCGCCCTTGATTAAACGGTTTTCGGTGTTCCTGGAGGCCCGGTATGCCGTGGCCAAGGTGAAAAGCGCCGATCCCTTCGACGATTCGCTGGATGTGGGCGGCATGAACTATTCCCTGGGCATCCGTTGGCAGTTCCTGCCGGCCCATAAACCGTCCTAAAGCTTCGCGGAATCCTCGGATCGATGAAGCGGCGCGTCCTTCCGGGTTCGGACCTTTCTTGATCGTCTTTTAAGAATATGCTATTCTGGCGTCGGTTTTGAGGAGGGGCGATGGCCTGGTTTAAAAAAGACAAGTCGGCCGAAGGGAAACGGTTGAAGATTCCGGAAGGGCTTTGGCTCAAGTGCGACAGTTGCAAAGAGGTGGTCTACCGGAAGGAAATCGAGAAGAACGCCAAGGTCTGTCCGAAATGCAATTATCATTTTCCCATTTCCATCGGCGAGCGGATCTCCCTGATGCTGGACGAGGGGAGTTTCAAGGAATGGGACACCGGCCTTTCGCCGCTGGATCCCCTGAATTTCAAGGATTCGGTTCGCTACCGGGAGCGGATTAAAACGGCCCAGGACAAGACGCGTCAACGGGATGCGATGGTGATCGGCGAGGGGACGATCAATCATCTGCCGGTGGTTCTGGGGCTGTTCAACTTTTCCTACATGGGCGGCAGCATGGGCTCGGTTGTGGGGGAAAAAATTCTGCGCGCGGCGGAAAAAGCGGTCTCCCGCCGCTGGCCGCTGATCATCGTCAGTTCTTCCGGCGGCGCGCGGATGCAGGAAGGCATTCTATCGCTCATGCAGATGGCCAAGACCTCCGCCGCGGTGGCCCGACTGGCTGAAGCCAGGGTTCCCTTTTTTTCCATTCTGGCCGACCCGACCTTCGGCGGCGTCACGGCCAGCTTCGCGATGCTGGGCGACATTATCATCGCGGAGCCCAAGGCCCTGATCGGATTTGCCGGCGCCCGCGTGATCGAACAGACGATCAAACAACAGCTGCCCGAGGGATTCCAGCGATCCGAATTTCTACTGGATCACGGGATGATCGATCTGATTCTGGAACGGAAAAAGCTGAAGCAAACTCTGGCCAAGCTTCTGACCTTTTACAGTGCGTGACAGCGACGCCCGGATCGACCACAGGCCATGACGCTTTCCTATCCAAAGGCCATCGAATATCTCTACAGTCTTCAATGGCACGGCATCAAATTGGGGCTTGATAATATTCGGCGCCTGATGACCGCGCTGGGGGAGCCCCACGAGCGTTTTCGGTCCGTCCATGTCGCCGGGACCAACGGTAAGGGATCGACCGCGGCCGCGATCGCGACCGTCCTTCAGACGGCCGGTTACCGGACGGGGCTCTACACGTCGCCCCATCTTATCGATTTCACGGAGCGGATACGGGTCAACGGCGAGCCGATCTCCCCGGAACGGGTGGCCCGGTTGACGGAACGGGTTCGCGCCGCGGCGGGGGATATCCCGGCGACCTTCTTTGAATTCACGACGGCCATGGCGTTTCTCTATTTTGCGGAGTCCTCGGTCGATCTGGTGGCGGCGGAGGTCGGAATGGGGGGGCGGTATGATGCCACCAATGTGTTGAGCCCGCTGGTTACCGTCATCACCAATGTCGACTTCGATCATCAGGCGTTTTTGGGAAACACGCTTGAACAGATCGCGTTCGAGAAGGCCGGAATCGTCAAGCCCGGCGTTCCGGTGGTGACCGCGGCGGATCGTCCGGAAGCCTTGGAGGTCATCCGCACCGTTTCCCGGGAACAGGGGGCTCCGCTTTATCGGGTGGGCCATGAGATCCGCACGGAGGGATCATCGCCGCGGCGGTTTCTGTATCGGGGCCTCCGGGGGTCGTATCCCGATCTGAGCTTTGGGCTGATGGGGAAGCATCAATTATCGAACGCCGCCTGCGCCTTGGGCGCCCTGGAATTGCTGGAGTCCCACGGCCTCTCGGCGGGTGAAGCCGCGATTCGCCGGGGTCTTTCGACGGTTCGTTGGGACGGGCGCTTGGAAATGATTCGCCCGAGTCCCTCCGGCGCGCCCGTGCTTCTGGACGGGGCGCACAATCCCGCCGGGGCGCGGGTCCTTCGGGTGTTCTTGGAAGAGACCCGTCCCCCGCGGCCGGGGCGGTTGGTCCTGGTAGTGGGGATCATGCGCGATAAGGATATCGACGGCATCCTGGCCGAACTGGTGCCGTTGGCCGATGAGGTGGTGTTGACCCGGCCCGGTTATGATCGGGCCGAACCAACGGCCGATCTGAAGCGGCGGGTCGATTCCTTTTCGGTCCGTTCGACGGCCCGGGAGCCCGTGGAGGAGGCCTTGCGATATGCGCAGTCCGTGGCCACGCCGGCCGATCTGATCTGCGTCACCGGGTCTCTTTATACGATGGGCGAGGCGCGATCGTATCTGAAGGGGTTGCCGCAACCGACGGCACTGAGGGGGTAGATTGTTGGGGCCTCGGCCTTGCGACCCGCATCGGTATTTTCAAAGGATCGGCGCGGCCTCCGCGCTGTGGATTGCCCTCCTGATAGCCTCCTCAACCTTTGGGGAATCCCCCCAGACGGTTCCCCCTTCCTCCGATCCTATCCTAAAGAGCAAGGAACCGATCGAGATCACGGCCGACCAGATCCAGTATTTGAAGGATTCCGATTTCTACATCGCGGACGGCTCGGTCAACGTGGTACGGGGGGGCGTCCATCTTCAAGCCGATCATGTCACGCTGGACCACGGAACCGGGCAGGTCAAGGCCGCCGGACATGCCGTCCTGCGCGACGGGGATGACGTCGTTTCCGGGGAGGAGCTCGATTACAATTTCAATACCAAAAAGGGCACGGTCCTTCCCGGGAAATTGTTTATCGAGAAGGATAATTATCATGTCGATGCCGACCAAATGGATAAAACGGGAGAGAATCATTATGATTTGAAGGCCTGGTCCCTGACCTCCTGCGACACGCAAGACCGAGAGGCCCCTCTCTGGCGATTCCGCGGACAGACCGCCCGTCTGGATGTGGGGCATACGCTGGTGGCTCATAATGTGATCCTCTACGTCAAAGACGTCCCGGTCCTGTACACGCCCTATCTGATGTTTCCGGCCGGCACGGAGCGGCAGAGCGGTTTCCTTCCGACACGGTTCGGCTACAACACCACGGACGGATTGATCGTCGATCAGGATCTCTACTGGGCGATCAGTCCCAGCCAGGATATGACACTTACGCTGGACTACCGAAGCATCCGGGGAACCGGGTTGGGCCTGGAGTATCGTTATCGGCTCAGCCGGACTTCCGAGGGAGAGTTGCACTACGCCGTGTTTAACGATCATATCACCGGCGACCTCCGGACCGAGACGGAATTTCAGCACACCCAGCGGTTCACCCCCGATTTCCAGGCCCGGTTGAATGTTCACCTGGTCAGCGACATCAATCAATTTCGGGACCTCAGCACTTCGACATCGGAACGGACCCAGCCAACCATTCAGTCGAACTTTGTAATCTTTAGGCGGTGGGACAATCAAGAGCTTTATCTCAAGGCCCTGGTGACGAAGGACCTCGTCACGGAAAGCAATACCACCCTCCAGGTTCTTCCCGAACTGGGTTATTCATTACAGGAATACAGGCTGGGGGATTCGCCCTTGTATCTGGGCTTGGATGCGAAGGCCGACAATTTCTGGCGGGAACATGAAGATCCTGCGGCCGGATTGATTCGGGCCCAACGCCTCGACGTTTTTCCGCGTGTATGGACGCGGCTCGATCTCGGCGGCCTGGTCCTGACCCCGCGCGCCGGTTACCGGGAAACCTGGTACAGCCGCGACCTCGTATCGGATTCCCCGACGCAGCGGGGGGTCGAGGTCCTCGATCTGGGAGCC
This region of Nitrospiria bacterium genomic DNA includes:
- the accD gene encoding acetyl-CoA carboxylase, carboxyltransferase subunit beta yields the protein MAWFKKDKSAEGKRLKIPEGLWLKCDSCKEVVYRKEIEKNAKVCPKCNYHFPISIGERISLMLDEGSFKEWDTGLSPLDPLNFKDSVRYRERIKTAQDKTRQRDAMVIGEGTINHLPVVLGLFNFSYMGGSMGSVVGEKILRAAEKAVSRRWPLIIVSSSGGARMQEGILSLMQMAKTSAAVARLAEARVPFFSILADPTFGGVTASFAMLGDIIIAEPKALIGFAGARVIEQTIKQQLPEGFQRSEFLLDHGMIDLILERKKLKQTLAKLLTFYSA
- a CDS encoding molybdenum cofactor biosynthesis protein MoaE, which produces MVRIRLFAKLKDLAGRPEIELTLSRPVSLKGLRSLLESEIPGLKEWIGREKVLVAVNREMATEETVIRDGDEVGLMPPFSGGSPVKAGHRGLVKKKAPAIVKAADTDENRWTRIQPGDFSLDEELRRLKAVSTRIGGVAVFVGTARDFSKGRPVTRLSYEHYAGLAEKTLAEIRGRALKKFAIIEVCMIHRTGEIPIGGNIVLIMTAAEHRAEAFRACRWCIDELKAIVPLWKKETTPRGEIWVEPRP
- the lptD gene encoding LPS assembly protein LptD, whose translation is MGPRPCDPHRYFQRIGAASALWIALLIASSTFGESPQTVPPSSDPILKSKEPIEITADQIQYLKDSDFYIADGSVNVVRGGVHLQADHVTLDHGTGQVKAAGHAVLRDGDDVVSGEELDYNFNTKKGTVLPGKLFIEKDNYHVDADQMDKTGENHYDLKAWSLTSCDTQDREAPLWRFRGQTARLDVGHTLVAHNVILYVKDVPVLYTPYLMFPAGTERQSGFLPTRFGYNTTDGLIVDQDLYWAISPSQDMTLTLDYRSIRGTGLGLEYRYRLSRTSEGELHYAVFNDHITGDLRTETEFQHTQRFTPDFQARLNVHLVSDINQFRDLSTSTSERTQPTIQSNFVIFRRWDNQELYLKALVTKDLVTESNTTLQVLPELGYSLQEYRLGDSPLYLGLDAKADNFWREHEDPAAGLIRAQRLDVFPRVWTRLDLGGLVLTPRAGYRETWYSRDLVSDSPTQRGVEVLDLGANTRVYKAFESSGPRQLVHYIEPAAVYDYVPFVDQTRLPHFDDIDQLPRKNDVTYSLTNRLVLEDHSDPGKTSARELIFWKLTQTYDIHARRLENDPGPSRPLSNLRSESIIRPWTGASLDVDTFYDLYQRKTVSFNTDLQLKGLHPWTIDLGQRYTREGAVAPNGDPFNALAPGDPAFWYSQASPLIRYLTGEIRIDLPGKVILSAKTYYDIQDRVFAENDYGMEYVGQCLGIGVSYQRLPDRTQFNWMITLRPSEMSRAKSFIF
- a CDS encoding translocation/assembly module TamB domain-containing protein; this encodes MYKKSIAALVVVILLVLSLHLLLRGGLFSEPLTRFAESQIQRLTGTPVTVRRVTLGLLPVAVVLDGVVLPAPETGRPPIAVQRIRVWISPWSLLTQVTFIKKIRLIGPEIVLRVGRDSVLPIHPNLPKGSPDSPGGGSQKLTLVIRQIEVQDGRLELQGPSGEPFLKLAQWEGTVTPDLLMENFQVILSAKGVSVDRNTFHKKLDSMSARLNIRSNSLDIQTLELADPTSHYTVSGTVQNPAQPRLALSVDAAFPLSDLNPLLPGRFPMTGAARFTGHLVGPGSDPAVRGNISISNWAVSSRSVGNAKTVILYQDRVFTLSDLSADVFGGNISGEARLSVAGLSGDGGPLPYRVSLQFTGLTPSGFLPILGLESYPAAQRLEGAVDLEGRIKEMHFDPKDISGKGRLRLTKSEEGPSVPPPGTTPSGRETGMMGLLAQLREASTEFRIGSGDLSLDKTTLRTGRSSLTVEGSIRADGSIALEATLESADLSELAILAASPTTVAAGQAREREGPHPALPAEGATQAPMIEGSLKLSGSLTGTLKDPVFKGDGHLRNVRLRGRHFEAADSDLIYRNRTIRFKRAVVQENQARYEIKGLVSLDRPAEGPSHPFFDLSAKIRQGNPREVVSLFTKEMPIDVPATGDLTVKGTPSQFRLEARFQAGSGSIYGRPIDNGTVTLILNRDRIVFKEVRARRGETELTGNGSIGFNGEFEFSAETAHARLEDFQPEVKTLAVFRGPLTGRIAGSGPFLNPRIETQISFLDVVYQNQSLGPGNLSAEIKDHRLSADFQLSRGVKGSAEMEWAPGHPYRINISLDDADLKPWFGSDVPNLTALNRFTTSGTLMASGQIDPPGGAGPETLNAAEATIHLTALTVDVSNYVVTNEGDIQLELRQGNVSIQSFKLKGPGTSLAVSGDLALFKSYNFFINGEADLDLFRIFTKEITYAKGFAYLALQITDQWEDPKIRGGLTIHDGVVKSASLGQALDMTSVNFAFNERQVLLESFDAEFGGGKLQAAGRIDLVRFVPSRYSLNLEMTGSQISPFKGFSSVVDASVFFQSDTRVQSLSGEVEIRRANYERRLDWQTWVLALVRPNTKESTPLPWWLKETALNIQIQGKNNIWVKNNLANLPLEIDLVLKGTVDRPSLLGRVEAKGGSFSFQQNEFKIVSGTVDFINPEQIRPVVDVRATTRVTTYDIELSLVGPADKLDLTLTSNPSVSDQNDILCLLSYRRLCRDVEAASKGKGPSEASSIAATAAIESIISEQVESLTGIDRIVVNPYYSSNKSGSVPMVSVSQQLLEDKLIMTYAIPMDPSQGQIIQLEYTLSKTVSILGQRDELGHTGGDLKLHFEFR
- a CDS encoding folylpolyglutamate synthase/dihydrofolate synthase family protein, translating into MTLSYPKAIEYLYSLQWHGIKLGLDNIRRLMTALGEPHERFRSVHVAGTNGKGSTAAAIATVLQTAGYRTGLYTSPHLIDFTERIRVNGEPISPERVARLTERVRAAAGDIPATFFEFTTAMAFLYFAESSVDLVAAEVGMGGRYDATNVLSPLVTVITNVDFDHQAFLGNTLEQIAFEKAGIVKPGVPVVTAADRPEALEVIRTVSREQGAPLYRVGHEIRTEGSSPRRFLYRGLRGSYPDLSFGLMGKHQLSNAACALGALELLESHGLSAGEAAIRRGLSTVRWDGRLEMIRPSPSGAPVLLDGAHNPAGARVLRVFLEETRPPRPGRLVLVVGIMRDKDIDGILAELVPLADEVVLTRPGYDRAEPTADLKRRVDSFSVRSTAREPVEEALRYAQSVATPADLICVTGSLYTMGEARSYLKGLPQPTALRG
- the mazG gene encoding nucleoside triphosphate pyrophosphohydrolase; protein product: MSKRFYELVAVMERLRGKKGCPWDREQTRDSLKPFLLEEAYEVLEAIDEENPELLKEELGDLLFQILFHSEIARERGEFGIEDVLSYTIDKMTRRHPHVFGSAPSDRRGSRRVTAKDVLARWEELKQKEKRHRKRKSVLDGVPKPLPALMRAYQLQTRASRVGFDWKELRPVWNKVREELKELEQAVEEGQVRPIRHEFGDLFFALVNLARFLKLDPEESLRKANRRFMNRFRYIERKAGISRTPLSEMPLAEMDRLWEEAKAAEKKSGKKTAKGRAGWL
- a CDS encoding S8 family serine peptidase, giving the protein MRALIVWVVLIFSAASAAASPAYTPGEILVKFKPGTPPETIESVGARLKTFVKRKSELTGVRLLSLPSGLSVEEALKAYRGQPDVLYAEPNYIRRASDTLPNDVQLDEQWGLHNTGQAIHATPNFHGSPGADIDAPLAWDITTGSPSMVIAVIDSGVDYTHTDFRTSTASNIWANAGDTWTNPITPSTGNGKDDDGNGYTDDFHGWNFVGNQTCTVDASGACNCTQDDPVGNNDPMDDFGHGTHVAGIIAARGNNGTGITGVLWNAQIMPLKILDANGCGSVGDEIQAIDYAINNGASIINASFGGPGLSSTEEDAIRAAGTAGILFVAAAGNDGTNNDDFPIYPASFNLPNVISVAATDANDRLSPISNYGKNRVDIGAPGECVYSTTPVTVVKLTNVISCLNTPITTVHAYMTGTSMAAPHVAGAAGLLLSQDPSLTPEEVRAAILLTADPLDGLKGRVASSGRLNASSALRRVKGSGLIGGHGGCGSPIGAIRASDSDTVSPVQGLLFLLVLFWPLVLPILRRKLGKHPALGRTIIGRGSGMTSATGLLALIVLWPQTAAAAGVDAPFQPVHSLALKVGYHRYNSSDYFDSNSGLVSPGDLAGLSGELEYDWRWEREKSLTVTAGQYRSETDFKNVCCGSLQFSTQYLLLTPKYHFAIRLRPQKNPAEEPLEGYLGGGIGFYHFTREVSGTVQDHLSSNVLGLHALAGIEAPLIKRFSVFLEARYAVAKVKSADPFDDSLDVGGMNYSLGIRWQFLPAHKPS
- the moaC gene encoding cyclic pyranopterin monophosphate synthase MoaC, which encodes MALSHLDESGRARMVDVGGKPRTARTATAVGKVYLKPETLRLVRKGGIAKGDVLAVAQVAGVMAAKQVPSLIPLCHPLLLSGVEMRFKEEPNPDSENRCSIGIEAVVKAFGPTGVEMEAMTAVCAAALTIYDMCKAVDREMSFGQIMLVEKAGGKSGTYRRPSQGGK